The following are encoded in a window of Kitasatospora sp. NBC_01250 genomic DNA:
- a CDS encoding adenine phosphoribosyltransferase, giving the protein MTSADTALTELLNSRIKDVPDYPKPGVLFKDIAPLLADAEAFAALTRALADRARELGATKVVGLEARGFVLAAPAAFAAGLGFVPIRKKGKLPGEVFEQSYDLEYGSATLEVQCDAFAPGERVLVVDDVLATGGTIAASLDLVQRAGATLVGVVVLMELGFLDGRERLSTHLAGAPLETLITV; this is encoded by the coding sequence GTGACCTCCGCTGACACCGCCTTGACCGAGCTGCTCAACAGCCGGATCAAGGACGTGCCCGACTACCCGAAGCCCGGGGTGCTGTTCAAGGACATCGCCCCGCTGCTGGCCGACGCCGAGGCGTTCGCCGCGCTCACCCGGGCGCTGGCGGACCGGGCGCGGGAGCTGGGCGCGACCAAGGTGGTGGGCCTGGAGGCACGCGGGTTCGTGCTCGCGGCCCCGGCGGCGTTCGCCGCCGGGCTCGGCTTCGTGCCGATCCGCAAGAAGGGCAAGCTGCCCGGCGAGGTCTTCGAGCAGTCCTACGACCTGGAGTACGGCTCGGCCACCCTGGAGGTGCAGTGCGACGCCTTCGCGCCCGGTGAGCGGGTGCTGGTGGTGGACGACGTGCTGGCCACCGGCGGCACCATCGCGGCCTCGCTCGACCTGGTGCAGCGCGCCGGGGCGACGCTGGTGGGCGTGGTGGTGCTGATGGAGCTGGGCTTCCTGGACGGCCGCGAGCGGCTCTCCACCCACCTGGCCGGTGCTCCGCTGGAGACGCTGATCACGGTGTGA
- the secF gene encoding protein translocase subunit SecF, with translation MSRFSNLGHRLYQGEVSFDFVGRRKLWYSISAVIAAAALFGLTVVGLNLSIEFKGGSVYTVKKPGLTISQAQDSVNKIVGDSTPQVQSTGDGQIRIQVSANEKIPSAEVTQKLASDLSIPEANINAQVVGPSWGHQISQKALTGLVIFMILVTAYLAIAFEWRMALAALVALLHDLVITIGVYALVGFEVSPGTVIGFLTILGYSLYDTVVVFDTVRENTKGIEKQNKLTYSEAANAGLNQTLVRSINTTVVALLPVAALLFIGGGLLGAGTLNDISLALFIGLSAGAYSSICVATPLLAQLKEQTPEMRALAKRVAQRRSADAKAAAKAAEAGEAPLDDADDESAQGQAAGVAAGMVGQRNQPVSRARGKGRPSGKH, from the coding sequence GTGTCACGCTTCAGCAACCTCGGCCACCGTCTCTACCAGGGCGAGGTCAGCTTCGACTTCGTCGGCCGGCGCAAGCTCTGGTACAGCATCTCCGCGGTGATCGCCGCCGCGGCGCTGTTCGGCCTGACCGTGGTCGGCCTCAACCTGAGCATCGAGTTCAAGGGCGGCTCGGTCTACACGGTCAAGAAGCCCGGCCTGACGATCAGCCAGGCGCAGGACTCGGTCAACAAGATCGTCGGTGACTCGACCCCGCAGGTGCAGTCCACCGGTGACGGTCAGATCCGGATCCAGGTCAGCGCCAACGAGAAGATCCCCTCGGCCGAGGTCACCCAGAAGCTCGCCAGTGACCTGTCGATCCCCGAGGCGAACATCAACGCCCAGGTGGTCGGCCCGAGCTGGGGCCACCAGATCTCCCAGAAGGCGCTCACCGGCCTGGTCATCTTCATGATCCTGGTCACCGCCTACCTGGCGATCGCCTTCGAGTGGCGGATGGCGCTGGCCGCCCTGGTCGCGCTGCTCCACGACCTGGTGATCACCATCGGTGTCTACGCCCTGGTCGGCTTCGAGGTCAGCCCGGGTACGGTGATCGGCTTCCTGACGATCCTCGGTTACTCGCTCTACGACACGGTCGTCGTCTTCGACACCGTGCGCGAGAACACCAAGGGCATCGAGAAGCAGAACAAGCTCACCTACAGCGAGGCGGCCAACGCGGGCCTCAACCAGACCCTGGTCCGGTCGATCAACACCACCGTGGTCGCCCTGCTGCCGGTCGCGGCGCTGCTGTTCATCGGTGGCGGCCTGCTCGGCGCCGGCACCCTGAACGACATCTCGCTGGCCCTCTTCATCGGCCTCTCCGCCGGTGCCTACTCCTCGATCTGCGTCGCCACCCCGCTGCTCGCGCAGCTCAAGGAGCAGACCCCGGAGATGCGGGCGCTGGCCAAGCGGGTCGCGCAGCGGCGCTCGGCCGACGCCAAGGCGGCGGCCAAGGCCGCCGAGGCGGGCGAGGCGCCGCTGGACGACGCTGACGACGAGTCGGCGCAGGGTCAGGCGGCCGGCGTCGCGGCGGGTATGGTCGGACAGCGCAACCAGCCGGTCAGTCGCGCCCGCGGCAAGGGCCGACCGTCCGGCAAGCACTGA
- the secD gene encoding protein translocase subunit SecD, producing the protein MAAPKSRPRDGYPGRALALILVVTVGLVALMFGTGHKTPRLGIDLAGGTSITLTASSQDKAAINQSNMDIAVGIIQKRVNAFGVSEAEVQTQGNDNIIVDIPKGTNSAQAAKQVGTTAKLYFRPVLAEAPTGVTLPPASPSAQPSASGSASPSAGASASASGSTAASASAGSPSAGAGTPSASASASKAGKALSEGLLAADPSGTPSAGASGAATPPSGAAASGSPSAPASALPPVPTAPADISAALTSGTVPPDLAQQFTALDCSNPTQRIDYQQADPTKNTVACSYDKEKLATGGNGWYKFALGPVQVKGQDVTKATAGFDTQQAAGWQVQLSFNDAGSKAFASTTGALAAQQSPANQFAIVLDGQVVSHPMVSQSITGGNAVINGSFSQDDATSLANVLSFGALPLSFNQSDVTTVSPQLGGDQLHAGLLAGAIGLALVVLYSLIYYRGLGLVSIAGLVVSSILTYTIMCLLGASIGFALNLPAVCGAIVAIGITADSFIVYFERIRDEVREGAQLRPAVQRAWPRARRTILVSDFVSLLCAAVLYICSVGKVQGFAFTLGLTTVLDVVVIFLFTKPMITLLARRKFFASGHPWSGLDPKRLGARPPVRGGRRRPATSAAVKEA; encoded by the coding sequence GTGGCAGCACCCAAGTCGCGTCCGCGCGACGGTTATCCAGGAAGGGCGCTGGCCCTGATCCTGGTGGTCACCGTCGGACTGGTCGCCCTCATGTTCGGGACAGGCCACAAGACGCCTCGCCTCGGGATCGATCTCGCCGGTGGCACCAGCATCACGCTGACCGCCTCCTCGCAGGACAAGGCCGCGATCAACCAGTCCAACATGGACATCGCGGTCGGGATCATCCAGAAGCGCGTCAACGCTTTCGGTGTCTCCGAGGCCGAGGTTCAGACCCAGGGCAACGACAACATCATCGTTGACATCCCCAAGGGCACGAACAGCGCGCAGGCTGCCAAGCAGGTCGGTACCACGGCCAAGCTGTACTTCCGCCCGGTGCTGGCCGAAGCGCCCACCGGTGTGACCCTGCCCCCCGCCAGCCCGAGCGCGCAGCCGAGCGCCAGCGGTTCGGCCAGCCCGTCGGCCGGTGCCTCCGCCTCCGCCAGCGGTTCGACCGCTGCCAGCGCCAGCGCCGGTTCGCCCAGCGCCGGTGCGGGCACGCCCAGCGCCTCCGCCAGCGCCAGCAAGGCCGGCAAGGCGCTCTCCGAGGGCCTGCTGGCCGCCGACCCGAGCGGTACGCCGAGCGCCGGCGCCTCCGGTGCCGCCACGCCGCCCAGCGGCGCCGCGGCCTCCGGCAGCCCCTCCGCCCCTGCCTCCGCGCTCCCGCCCGTGCCGACCGCCCCGGCCGACATCTCGGCCGCGCTGACCTCGGGCACCGTGCCGCCGGACCTGGCGCAGCAGTTCACCGCGCTGGACTGCTCGAACCCGACCCAGCGGATCGACTACCAGCAGGCCGACCCGACCAAGAACACCGTCGCGTGCTCCTACGACAAGGAGAAGCTCGCCACCGGTGGCAACGGCTGGTACAAGTTCGCGCTCGGCCCGGTCCAGGTCAAGGGCCAGGACGTCACCAAGGCCACGGCCGGCTTCGACACCCAGCAGGCCGCCGGCTGGCAGGTGCAGCTCTCCTTCAACGACGCCGGCTCCAAGGCGTTCGCCTCCACCACCGGTGCCCTGGCCGCCCAGCAGTCGCCGGCCAACCAGTTCGCCATCGTGCTGGACGGCCAGGTCGTCTCGCACCCCATGGTCAGCCAGTCGATCACCGGCGGCAACGCGGTGATCAACGGCAGCTTCAGCCAGGACGACGCCACCAGCCTGGCCAACGTGCTGAGCTTCGGCGCGCTGCCGCTGAGCTTCAACCAGAGCGACGTCACCACCGTCAGCCCGCAGTTGGGCGGTGACCAGCTGCACGCCGGTCTGCTGGCCGGTGCGATCGGCCTGGCGCTGGTCGTCCTCTACTCGCTGATCTACTACCGCGGCCTGGGCCTGGTCTCGATCGCCGGTCTGGTGGTCTCCTCGATCCTGACCTACACGATCATGTGCCTGCTCGGTGCCAGCATCGGCTTCGCGCTGAACCTGCCGGCCGTCTGCGGTGCGATCGTGGCGATCGGTATCACCGCCGACTCCTTCATCGTGTACTTCGAGCGCATCCGCGACGAGGTCCGTGAGGGTGCCCAGCTGCGTCCGGCCGTGCAGCGCGCCTGGCCGCGGGCCCGGCGCACCATCCTGGTCTCCGACTTCGTGTCGCTGCTCTGTGCCGCGGTGCTGTACATCTGCTCGGTCGGCAAGGTCCAGGGCTTCGCGTTCACGCTGGGTCTGACCACGGTGCTCGACGTCGTGGTGATCTTCCTCTTCACCAAGCCGATGATCACGCTGCTGGCCCGCCGCAAGTTCTTCGCCAGCGGCCACCCGTGGTCCGGCCTGGACCCGAAGCGTCTGGGCGCCCGCCCGCCGGTGCGCGGCGGCCGCCGTCGCCCCGCCACCTCCGCCGCCGTCAAGGAGGCCTGA